The Pseudomonas triclosanedens genome has a window encoding:
- a CDS encoding class II aldolase/adducin family protein, which yields MRDTAYNIDPSRISAQEWQARCDLAALYRLIAHFRWTDHIDTHISARVPGEPGHYLINRYGVLFHEMRASDLVKVDHAGDVIDPRFGPDSVNRAGFNIHSAVHAARPDVACVIHTHTAAGIAVSAQEDGLLPISQHALKFYNRLSYHDYEGIALDPDERSRLVRDLGTNMAMILRNHGLLAAGGCIAEAFNQIYFLERACQAQVHALAGGRQLRYPPQAVCERVAVQEEEALAGGLHLLAWESALRLIAEGEADYRS from the coding sequence ATGCGCGACACAGCTTACAACATCGATCCTTCCCGTATTTCCGCTCAGGAGTGGCAGGCGCGTTGCGACCTGGCCGCGTTGTATCGGCTTATCGCGCATTTCCGCTGGACCGACCACATCGACACGCACATCTCCGCCCGCGTGCCGGGCGAGCCGGGCCACTACCTGATCAACCGCTATGGTGTGCTGTTCCACGAAATGCGTGCCTCCGATCTGGTGAAGGTCGACCATGCGGGTGATGTCATCGACCCGCGCTTCGGTCCCGACAGCGTCAACCGCGCCGGCTTCAACATCCACTCGGCCGTACATGCGGCACGCCCGGACGTTGCCTGCGTGATCCATACCCATACCGCCGCCGGCATCGCCGTGTCAGCCCAGGAAGACGGTCTTCTGCCGATCAGCCAGCACGCGCTGAAGTTCTACAACCGCCTTAGCTACCACGACTACGAAGGCATCGCCCTGGACCCGGACGAGCGCTCGCGCCTGGTCCGCGACCTGGGCACGAACATGGCAATGATCCTGCGTAACCACGGCCTGCTGGCCGCCGGCGGTTGCATCGCCGAAGCCTTCAACCAGATCTACTTCCTGGAGCGTGCCTGCCAGGCGCAGGTTCACGCCCTGGCTGGCGGTCGCCAACTGCGCTACCCGCCGCAAGCGGTATGCGAGCGGGTTGCCGTGCAGGAAGAGGAAGCGCTCGCCGGCGGCCTGCATCTGCTGGCCTGGGAGTCTGCGCTGCGCCTGATCGCCGAGGGCGAGGCCGACTACCGCAGCTGA
- a CDS encoding aminotransferase-like domain-containing protein, translating to MLLLDPTSNIPLVTQIVDGIAHAIDEQRLRPGAKLPSIRKFAQTHGVSHFTAVEAYDRLVARGCLNAVPNAGFFVRGQVLDDSLGDQAPPEFDFDAHLLLHKVFQPLGMELRPGVGLLPEHWLDGEGLLRGLRSLAREEPSQFGNYGHSKGNPRLRGKLADRLADAGVSASPEQVLLTSGASQALDLVSRYLVQRGDPVLVDEPGYHNLFLNLRLQGAQLLGVPRSSDGLDLDRLEQLAREHRPKVYFTQARLQSPTGGSLSLAASHRLLQLAEKYDFLIVENDIYADLDPAGQLLLANLDQLSRVIYIGSLSKVIAPALRTGFIAAHPELIEELVPLKMVSGLTSSELTETLALDILLQGRHRKHVRQLRDQLSEAHDSVARRLEAVGMEVFHEPRAGLFLWARHRAVDDATLLASRAKEAKILLFPGQLFMPDGRSVPWMRFNVAHSLDERLYAFLGRQGETSA from the coding sequence ATGCTGTTGCTCGACCCCACTTCGAACATTCCCCTGGTCACCCAGATAGTCGATGGCATCGCCCATGCCATCGACGAACAGCGCCTGCGCCCCGGTGCCAAGCTGCCATCGATCCGCAAGTTCGCGCAGACCCACGGTGTCAGCCACTTCACCGCCGTCGAAGCCTACGACCGCCTGGTGGCGCGCGGTTGCCTGAACGCCGTACCCAACGCCGGGTTCTTCGTGCGCGGCCAGGTACTCGATGACAGCCTCGGCGATCAAGCGCCGCCGGAGTTCGACTTCGACGCGCACCTGCTGTTGCACAAGGTGTTCCAGCCGCTGGGCATGGAACTGCGCCCCGGCGTCGGCCTGTTGCCGGAGCACTGGCTCGATGGCGAAGGCCTGCTGCGTGGGCTGCGCAGCCTGGCGCGGGAAGAACCGAGCCAGTTTGGCAACTACGGCCACAGCAAGGGCAACCCCCGCCTGCGCGGCAAGCTCGCCGACCGCCTGGCCGATGCGGGCGTCAGCGCCAGCCCTGAACAGGTTCTGCTGACCAGCGGCGCCAGCCAGGCGCTGGATCTGGTCAGCCGCTATCTCGTCCAACGCGGCGACCCTGTGCTGGTAGACGAACCGGGCTACCACAACCTGTTCCTCAACCTGCGCCTGCAAGGCGCACAGTTGCTCGGTGTGCCGCGCAGCTCCGATGGGCTGGACCTGGATCGCCTGGAGCAACTGGCCCGCGAACATCGGCCCAAGGTTTACTTCACCCAGGCGCGGTTGCAGAGTCCAACGGGCGGCAGCCTGTCGCTGGCAGCCAGCCACCGCCTGCTGCAACTGGCTGAGAAATACGATTTCCTGATCGTCGAGAATGACATCTACGCCGACCTCGACCCCGCTGGGCAACTGCTGTTGGCCAACCTCGACCAGCTATCCCGGGTGATCTATATCGGCAGCCTGTCCAAGGTCATCGCTCCGGCGCTGCGCACCGGCTTTATCGCCGCACATCCGGAACTGATCGAGGAACTGGTGCCGCTGAAGATGGTAAGCGGCCTGACCAGCTCCGAACTGACCGAAACCCTGGCCCTGGACATCCTCCTGCAAGGACGTCACCGCAAGCATGTGCGCCAGTTGCGCGACCAGTTGAGCGAAGCCCATGACAGTGTGGCGCGACGCCTCGAGGCCGTCGGAATGGAGGTTTTCCATGAACCGCGTGCCGGCCTGTTCCTCTGGGCCCGCCACCGCGCGGTGGACGACGCCACCCTGCTCGCCAGCCGGGCCAAGGAAGCGAAGATCCTGCTGTTTCCCGGTCAGTTGTTCATGCCCGATGGACGCAGCGTCCCGTGGATGCGTTTCAACGTCGCCCACTCGCTGGATGAGCGCCTGTACGCCTTCCTTGGCCGGCAGGGTGAAACGTCGGCCTGA
- a CDS encoding YebC/PmpR family DNA-binding transcriptional regulator has product MGAQWKAKHKEAAANAKGRVFGKLSKEIMIAARAGADPDMNPKLRLVVEQAKKASMPRDTLERAIKKGAGLLDGGASFERVVYEGFAPHRVPVIVECLTDNVNRTVAEIRVLFRKGQLGASGSVAWDFDYLGMIEATPASADADPELAAIEAGAQDFEAGEEDGDTLFLTDSTDLDAVCRALPEHGFTVASAKLGYKAKNPVSLSGAELEEVEAFLDALDGNDDVQNLYVGLA; this is encoded by the coding sequence ATGGGCGCCCAGTGGAAAGCCAAACATAAAGAAGCCGCAGCCAATGCCAAGGGCCGCGTGTTCGGCAAGCTGTCGAAGGAAATCATGATCGCCGCGCGCGCTGGCGCCGACCCCGACATGAACCCGAAGCTGCGTCTGGTCGTCGAGCAGGCCAAAAAGGCCTCGATGCCTCGCGACACCCTGGAGCGCGCGATCAAGAAAGGCGCCGGCCTGCTGGACGGCGGCGCGAGCTTCGAGCGTGTCGTCTATGAAGGTTTCGCCCCGCACCGCGTGCCGGTGATCGTCGAATGCCTGACCGACAACGTGAACCGTACCGTCGCGGAGATCCGTGTGCTGTTCCGCAAGGGCCAGCTCGGCGCATCCGGCTCGGTCGCCTGGGACTTCGATTACCTGGGCATGATCGAGGCCACTCCGGCCAGTGCGGATGCCGATCCGGAGCTGGCTGCCATCGAAGCGGGCGCCCAGGACTTCGAAGCCGGCGAGGAAGATGGCGACACCCTGTTCCTCACCGACTCCACCGACCTCGACGCTGTCTGCCGCGCCCTGCCGGAGCACGGTTTCACCGTGGCCTCGGCGAAGCTGGGCTACAAGGCAAAGAACCCGGTCAGCCTGTCCGGTGCCGAGCTGGAGGAAGTCGAGGCCTTCCTCGACGCGCTGGATGGCAACGACGACGTGCAGAACCTTTACGTCGGCCTGGCGTAA
- a CDS encoding LysR family transcriptional regulator codes for MDWDNLRFFLELSRAGKLTVAARRLGVDHTTVARRLQALEKSIGAQLLVREPGGYRLTEAGHGLLPQAEAMESACKVIEKRLAGAEDNLSGKVRIGATEGYGSTLLTSQLVELNQRHPHLGLDLLAVPRALQLSRHEADIVITLERPGRGPYLITRLTDYVLRLYAAKEYLAERGPIRNRDDLREHALVGYVDDLLYSKELQYLDEIGRPLHMALRCTSILAQQRAVAEGAGLAILPAFAAAEDPSLQPVLAGEIEFVRTFWMLMPTELKDIARMRTTWDFLREKAEASQDVLMGRNA; via the coding sequence ATGGACTGGGACAACCTGCGTTTCTTTCTCGAACTCTCCCGTGCCGGCAAGCTGACCGTCGCCGCCCGGCGCCTGGGGGTAGACCACACCACCGTCGCCCGCCGGTTGCAGGCGCTGGAAAAGAGCATCGGTGCGCAGTTGCTGGTACGCGAGCCGGGTGGCTACCGGCTGACCGAGGCGGGCCACGGTCTGCTGCCCCAGGCCGAGGCGATGGAAAGTGCCTGCAAGGTCATCGAGAAGCGCCTGGCTGGCGCGGAGGACAACCTCTCGGGCAAGGTGCGCATCGGTGCCACCGAGGGCTACGGCTCGACCTTGCTGACCTCGCAACTGGTAGAACTCAATCAGCGTCATCCACACCTGGGCCTGGACCTGCTGGCGGTGCCGCGCGCGCTGCAGTTGTCGCGTCATGAAGCGGACATCGTCATCACCCTGGAGAGGCCGGGTCGCGGCCCGTACCTCATCACCCGGCTGACCGACTATGTGCTGCGCCTGTACGCCGCCAAGGAATATCTGGCCGAGCGCGGGCCGATCCGTAATCGCGACGACCTGCGCGAGCACGCGCTGGTGGGGTACGTCGACGATCTGCTGTACAGCAAGGAGTTGCAATACCTCGACGAGATCGGCCGGCCGCTGCATATGGCGCTGCGCTGCACCAGCATCCTGGCCCAGCAGCGCGCGGTGGCGGAGGGGGCCGGGCTGGCGATCCTGCCGGCGTTCGCCGCCGCCGAAGACCCATCGCTGCAGCCGGTGCTGGCGGGTGAGATCGAGTTCGTGCGGACTTTCTGGATGTTGATGCCGACGGAGCTGAAGGACATCGCGCGGATGCGCACCACCTGGGACTTCCTGCGGGAGAAGGCGGAGGCTAGCCAGGATGTATTGATGGGCAGGAACGCATAG
- a CDS encoding CoA-acylating methylmalonate-semialdehyde dehydrogenase: MTATAAPTVKLFLDGKPVESTTTEWRDVINPATQEVLARVPFATPEEVERAVASAKASFKSWKKTPIGARARIFLKYQQLIRENMKELAAILTAEQGKTLPDAEGDVFRGLEVVEHAAGIGNLQLGELANNVAGGVDTFTILQPIGVCAGITPFNFPAMIPLWMFPMAIATGNTFVLKPSEQDPMVTMRLVELAHEAGVPPGVLNVIHGGPDVVNAICDHPDIKAVSFVGSTRVGTHVYNRASLAGKRVQCMMGAKNHAVVLPDANKEQTLNALAGAAFGAAGQRCMAVSVAVLVGEASGWIPDLVAKARTLKVSGGTENGTDVGPLVSCAALDRVSGLIERGVKEGATLELDGRNPQVPGYDKGNFVGPTVFSGVTPDMTIYREEIFGPVLCIVSVKTFDEAIELINANPNGNGTALFTRSGAAARHFKEEIDVGQVGINVPIPVPVPLFSFTGSRGSKLGDLGPYGKQVVQFYTQTKTVTERWFDENEVGGAVNTTINLK; the protein is encoded by the coding sequence ATGACCGCCACTGCCGCCCCGACCGTCAAACTGTTTCTCGATGGCAAGCCCGTCGAGTCCACCACCACCGAATGGCGCGATGTGATCAACCCCGCCACCCAGGAAGTCCTGGCCCGCGTGCCCTTCGCGACGCCCGAGGAAGTCGAGCGAGCCGTGGCCAGCGCCAAGGCTTCGTTCAAGAGCTGGAAGAAAACACCCATCGGCGCCCGCGCACGCATCTTCCTGAAGTACCAGCAACTGATTCGGGAGAACATGAAGGAACTGGCGGCCATCCTCACCGCCGAACAGGGCAAGACCCTGCCTGACGCCGAAGGCGACGTGTTCCGCGGCCTGGAAGTGGTCGAGCACGCGGCGGGCATCGGCAACCTGCAACTGGGCGAGCTGGCCAACAACGTGGCCGGCGGTGTCGATACCTTCACAATCCTGCAGCCCATCGGCGTGTGCGCCGGCATCACCCCCTTCAACTTCCCGGCGATGATCCCGCTGTGGATGTTCCCGATGGCCATCGCTACCGGCAATACCTTTGTCCTCAAGCCGTCCGAGCAGGACCCGATGGTTACCATGCGCCTGGTTGAACTGGCCCATGAGGCGGGCGTACCGCCGGGCGTGCTCAACGTGATCCACGGCGGCCCGGATGTGGTGAATGCGATCTGCGACCACCCGGATATCAAGGCGGTCTCGTTCGTCGGCTCGACCCGCGTGGGCACCCACGTCTATAACCGCGCCTCGCTGGCCGGCAAGCGCGTGCAGTGCATGATGGGCGCGAAGAACCACGCCGTGGTGCTGCCCGATGCCAACAAGGAGCAGACCCTCAACGCACTTGCCGGCGCGGCCTTCGGCGCTGCCGGACAACGCTGCATGGCGGTATCGGTGGCGGTCCTGGTGGGCGAAGCCAGCGGCTGGATTCCCGACCTCGTGGCCAAGGCGCGGACGCTCAAGGTCAGCGGCGGCACCGAAAACGGCACCGATGTCGGCCCGCTGGTTTCCTGCGCCGCCCTGGACCGCGTCAGCGGCCTGATCGAACGGGGCGTCAAGGAAGGCGCCACGCTGGAGCTGGACGGTCGCAACCCGCAAGTACCCGGCTACGACAAGGGTAACTTCGTCGGCCCGACCGTGTTCTCCGGCGTCACCCCGGACATGACCATCTACCGCGAGGAAATTTTCGGCCCGGTGCTCTGCATCGTCTCGGTAAAGACCTTCGACGAAGCCATCGAGCTGATCAACGCCAATCCCAATGGCAACGGTACGGCGCTGTTCACCCGCTCCGGCGCCGCGGCGCGGCATTTCAAGGAAGAGATCGATGTAGGCCAGGTAGGGATCAACGTGCCGATTCCGGTACCGGTGCCACTGTTCTCCTTCACTGGTTCGCGCGGCTCCAAGCTGGGCGACCTCGGCCCGTACGGCAAACAGGTGGTGCAGTTCTATACGCAGACCAAGACTGTCACCGAGCGCTGGTTCGACGAAAACGAAGTCGGCGGCGCCGTGAACACCACCATCAACCTCAAGTAA
- the mmsB gene encoding 3-hydroxyisobutyrate dehydrogenase has translation MRIGFIGLGNMGGPMAANLLKAGFDLSVFDLSTKAVEAAAALGARSVGSPAEIARDDVEAIITMLPAAAHVKQVYLGDDGLLASVQPGVLLIDSSTIDPLNAREVSAVAHAKGNPMLDAPVSGGTAGAAAGTLTFMVGGEQADFDRARPVLAAMGKNIVHCGGAGNGQVAKVANNLLLGISMIGVAEAMSLGVKLGMDAEVLAGIINTSSGRCWSSEVNNPLTGAPAARGYSGGFGTDLMLKDLGLASEAARQVRQPVLLGALAQQLFQTFSNQGNGQLDFSAIVKLYQQD, from the coding sequence ATGCGCATCGGTTTCATCGGACTCGGAAACATGGGTGGCCCAATGGCCGCCAACCTGCTCAAGGCCGGCTTCGACCTGAGCGTCTTCGACCTTTCCACCAAGGCGGTCGAGGCGGCGGCCGCCCTCGGCGCTCGCTCCGTCGGCTCTCCCGCCGAAATCGCCCGCGACGATGTCGAAGCGATCATCACCATGCTGCCGGCGGCGGCTCACGTGAAGCAGGTCTACCTCGGCGACGACGGCCTGCTGGCGAGCGTGCAACCCGGCGTGCTGCTGATCGACTCGTCCACCATCGACCCGCTGAACGCCCGAGAGGTTTCGGCGGTCGCCCACGCCAAGGGCAACCCGATGCTGGACGCGCCGGTTTCCGGCGGAACCGCCGGCGCCGCAGCCGGCACGCTGACCTTCATGGTTGGTGGCGAGCAGGCCGATTTCGACCGTGCTCGCCCGGTGCTGGCCGCGATGGGCAAGAACATCGTTCACTGTGGCGGCGCCGGCAATGGCCAAGTGGCCAAGGTGGCGAACAACCTGCTGCTGGGCATCTCGATGATCGGCGTGGCGGAGGCCATGTCGCTGGGTGTGAAGCTGGGCATGGATGCAGAAGTGCTGGCCGGCATCATCAACACGTCCAGTGGCCGCTGCTGGAGCTCGGAGGTGAACAACCCCCTCACCGGCGCCCCCGCCGCACGCGGCTACAGTGGTGGTTTCGGCACCGACCTGATGCTCAAGGACCTTGGCCTGGCCAGCGAAGCCGCGCGCCAGGTGCGCCAACCGGTACTGCTCGGTGCGCTGGCGCAGCAACTGTTCCAGACCTTCAGCAATCAGGGCAACGGACAACTGGACTTCTCGGCCATCGTGAAGCTCTACCAGCAGGACTGA
- a CDS encoding bestrophin family protein gives MIVRPQTPTLWVLLFSLKGSIIPAIWRKVLYTVLLSSLVVATHGTLYHYKVVITSTPFTLWGLTLAIFLGFRNNVAYQRFWEARTLWGELLIVTRNLARQTQSLLPALDPHARRQLCDSLIAFPYALRDQLRGMPQSEDVRRLVGADEAAALASTPNPPNALLTRLARRFAERAREAGASDILQSSIDQQMTRLSYVLGGCERIKGTPIPYPYILMLHRIVHVYCFLLPFCLVDSIGWFTPLAVCVLAYTFFGLDALGDQIADPFDTQPNDLPLDAMSRGMEITVLEILGESPLPEPLKPVDGLLL, from the coding sequence ATGATCGTTCGCCCGCAAACCCCGACACTCTGGGTCCTGCTGTTCTCGCTCAAGGGGTCGATCATCCCCGCCATCTGGCGCAAGGTGCTCTATACGGTCCTGCTCAGTTCGCTGGTGGTGGCCACCCACGGCACGCTCTACCACTACAAGGTAGTCATCACCTCCACGCCATTCACTCTCTGGGGCCTGACGCTGGCGATCTTCCTGGGCTTTCGCAACAACGTCGCCTACCAGCGTTTCTGGGAGGCGCGCACCCTGTGGGGTGAGTTGCTGATCGTCACCCGCAACCTGGCGCGACAGACACAGTCGCTACTTCCGGCGCTGGACCCGCACGCACGCCGCCAACTCTGCGATTCGCTCATTGCCTTCCCCTACGCCCTGCGCGACCAGTTGCGCGGCATGCCGCAGAGCGAGGATGTGCGCCGACTTGTCGGCGCCGACGAGGCCGCCGCCCTGGCATCCACGCCCAATCCGCCGAACGCGCTGCTGACCAGGCTCGCCCGCCGCTTCGCCGAGCGGGCGCGAGAAGCCGGCGCGAGCGACATCCTGCAGTCCAGCATCGACCAGCAGATGACCCGGCTGTCCTACGTGCTGGGCGGGTGCGAGCGTATCAAGGGCACGCCGATCCCCTACCCCTACATTCTGATGCTGCACCGCATCGTCCATGTCTACTGCTTCCTGCTGCCGTTCTGCCTGGTCGACAGCATTGGCTGGTTCACGCCGCTGGCGGTATGCGTGCTGGCCTACACCTTCTTCGGTCTGGACGCTCTGGGTGACCAGATCGCCGACCCGTTCGATACCCAGCCCAACGATTTGCCGCTGGACGCCATGAGCCGCGGCATGGAGATCACCGTACTGGAAATCCTCGGTGAATCGCCATTGCCGGAACCGCTGAAACCGGTCGATGGCCTGCTGCTCTGA